From the genome of Latilactobacillus curvatus JCM 1096 = DSM 20019:
CAAGTACAGTCTATGTTTCACCGGATGCTAGTGTCTATGCGAAGATGACGGCGATGGAAAAAGATCGTGTGAAGGAGCAACTAGCGGCTAATATTCGTTACGCGAATAATCATGGGCTAACGAAGGTCACCCCGATTCTGGAAGTCGGCTCACCGAAAAAAGAAATTGCGATTCGCATTCCTGAAGAATATGGGATTGATTTAATCATGTTGGGGATTACGGGGAAAGGGGTCATTGAACGAATGATGATGGGATCGGTTGCCCAATATGTTAGTGCCCATGCTGCAACGAATGTTTTATTAGTTAAATAAGAACG
Proteins encoded in this window:
- a CDS encoding universal stress protein encodes the protein MITTYKKILVGVDGSDLANKAFMEAVEVAKRNDAELYVAHIIPSTVYVSPDASVYAKMTAMEKDRVKEQLAANIRYANNHGLTKVTPILEVGSPKKEIAIRIPEEYGIDLIMLGITGKGVIERMMMGSVAQYVSAHAATNVLLVK